The sequence GGCTGCCGCGACAAACTGCGGATCAAGTTTTGCGAGCCGCAGCGGTTGATCCCTCTCGACCTTCAGCACGAGATTCTGATGGTCAAACTGGATCCTCCAGTCCGCGTAAAGCCAAAGCGCACCCTGCGTGGTTTGAAGCCTGCCCGTGGGTTTGCCCAACGTCGATTCCACTTCTCCAGCACCTTTACCCACGAGAGTGGCAGCGTCTGTTTTGGCCGGCTTTGAGTCGGCGCTGGATGGTTTCGGGGCACTAGCGGAGGGAGCAGGGACTTCCCCTTGCAAGCCTGGGCCGGACCGCGAAGAACTTTTCTGTGAATCGGGTTCACCATTTCCATCCGCGCCGCGAGCTGGCAACGAAATCAGCACTCCCAGGCAAATGAGCAGGAGTGGCGATTGGCCGGAAAACCGCATTGAAAGTGCCCTCTCAATCAGATTCGTGTTTTTGTTCATAAACATCAGAAACAGTGATCAGCAATAGGCATTCCATTTGCGGCGTCCGCAATCCGGCCTTCCAGACCTGATTGGCCGACAGACATGGGTGGCCGGCCGGGCGATTGGCCCCCGCTGAAACGGGGGTGATCCGTCGTTGCCCGCACCAGATTCGCGCTTGAAGAATTGATCCGCGGCTGTCACCGTGCGTCCGCAATTCGATCCCAACCAGCTATGAAAACCACATCTTTGTTTTGTGCGACGGGAGCCATCTTACTCCTCGCCGCCGCGTCCAATGCGGCCGCGGACGATCTTGAAAAGATGGCCGGGAAATGGTCGGCCAAAAAGACGACTGACGAAGGACAATCGTACACCCAGACCATTGAGATCAAAAAAGACAAACTGGTCTTCCGAATTGCAGGCAGCGACGGCGCCACCCGCCTGTATGCCACCGGCGACGTGAAGGTCGAGAAGCTTGGCCCGTTCAACATAATGAAGGTCACCAATATCAAAGCGGGCCAGAGCGAAGCCGAGATGAATCCTGTGGACGATGATCGCACGCTCATCTACCAGCTCGGCGACGACACCTGGACCATCGCATCAGACTTCGACAGGGAACGCCGAAGTCCCCCGTCGCTCGCCGTTTACAGGCGTTTGGAAAAATAGATTACTCGTCGCCAAACTGCGGGACGGATGACCGACCCTACGTGCAAGTGCCATCGACCGTGCGCCCTTCGGTTGAGGACCTCGAGGAATTGCGGCCGAACCCGATCGGACGCCCGCTGGAAACAACAGCGTCTAACCCCAGCGAAAGACTTCCTCACGGTCTGAAGATCCAACCCGCACCCGGAGAACACCATCAGCGGGACAAACTCGCATAGCGCGCCTGGACGCGTGCCTCCCGCTCCTACCCCACCCGTCCCGGCCAAACCAGATCGGCCCGAGCACGCGGAACGTCTGATGACTCCTCCTCTTCCAACTGCATTTTCGTCATCCGTCAGAGATTTCGTTCGTTCTTCGATCCGTTAACGTGAGTAGAGTCGCGTGAGCATCGGGCCTCCGATGGACGCGCACACAAATCGTACAGAATGATGTCGCGATTCCGGATTACTTTTCACTTTGGCCAATCACGATTGCCGCAAAAACGTGGGTGGCATACCTCCTGCAGACGCCAGGGAAATGACAATTACGTCCCTCAGCATACGAGCCCCGGAAGCGAAGGCGTTTCGTCGCCGAAGCTCGGTTGTCATCTGCACGCTGGCCTGTGTGCTGTTTTTCTCCGCATCGGGCCCCGCAACACTGCCGCCATTTCGTGAGGCCGTTGTGCCGGCAGCGGACGTTCCGCCTCCTCCACAGGGTCCCGACATTTCCCCCGTCTCGTTTGCCCGCGGAATCGACATTTCGCGCTCTGCCGGTGAACCCACTTTGCAGGATTTCGAGAACATCAGGCGCCAAGGCTACCGCTTCGTCATCGTCAACGGCTGGGGAGGTGTGCATCCCAACGGCCACGCCTGCGCCCAGTTGAGCCGGGCGCGAAGCGCGGGACTGCTCACCGCCGGTTATTGCTATTTGAATTTTGCTTCCGCGTTTGACGGAGGCCGCCAGATTCGCGAGGCCCTTGCCGCGTTTGGTGACGAATCCGCCCACGTCGGTTTCCTCGCGATTGATGTCGAAACCAGCTCGCGGAATCAACTCTCACCGGGGTTGCAATCGGAGCCGCCGGACGCATTTGCGCAGCAACAAGCCGCAACACGGATTGCCGAAGCGGTTCAAGAAGTGCAACGAACAGGGTTGAATGTCGTCATCTATACGAAAAAAGACGACTGGCAGCAAGTAACTGGAGATACTCAACAGTTCAGCAACCTGCCTCTCTGGCATCCGAAAACGATCGGCGGTGACGACCTCAAACAACCCGACCTGGCAAACCCCGGTTGCACTTTTGGTGGATGGACGACGCGCACGGGCAAACAGTACGCATTGGACACGGTCCTGGACAACCCGATGATCCAGGTTGATTTGAACATCTTTGACCTGAGGGTGTTTTCGGCGCGTGGTGCAAATTCCATCGAAACCGCAGGCTTGCGGGTCGCCGCGTCTGACTAGATTCGAACGCCTACAGCCGTAATCAAGTAACGGCCTGTCGCCGCAACCAATCGGGGCCTTCAACACGCCTTCAGCAATTCCGCGAGCCGGTTTGTTACGCCCGAAACGCCGTCTTTCCTGCCAGCCCTGGAAACTCAACAGGGCTGG is a genomic window of Candidatus Angelobacter sp. containing:
- a CDS encoding GH25 family lysozyme — encoded protein: MTITSLSIRAPEAKAFRRRSSVVICTLACVLFFSASGPATLPPFREAVVPAADVPPPPQGPDISPVSFARGIDISRSAGEPTLQDFENIRRQGYRFVIVNGWGGVHPNGHACAQLSRARSAGLLTAGYCYLNFASAFDGGRQIREALAAFGDESAHVGFLAIDVETSSRNQLSPGLQSEPPDAFAQQQAATRIAEAVQEVQRTGLNVVIYTKKDDWQQVTGDTQQFSNLPLWHPKTIGGDDLKQPDLANPGCTFGGWTTRTGKQYALDTVLDNPMIQVDLNIFDLRVFSARGANSIETAGLRVAASD